A section of the Rhizobium sp. SSA_523 genome encodes:
- a CDS encoding LacI family DNA-binding transcriptional regulator, producing MAQKVKLSTIAESLGLSTATISLALRDSPLVAADTREKIKEQARALGYIYNRRAASLRTSRSGIIGVVVHDIMNPFYGEILKAIESELDRSRQTFILSNHYDSVEKQRTFIETLLQLGGDGVIMSPAIGTPIEDVKLAEANGMPAILVARSMEGVDLPTYRGDDSYGISLATNHLIGLGHRTIAMIGGTDGTSTGRDRYQGYVNALRKAGIEVDPNLRIPGPRTKQGGFEAAVHFLSLPQKPTAAVCWNDLVAIGLMNGIARAGLLAGPDISVTGYDDLEEASIATPALTTVSNGQAEVGRLAARALLDRLAGSHDPDGIHLIKPEMRIRQSTGPYRPRA from the coding sequence GTGGCGCAGAAGGTCAAACTATCCACCATTGCCGAGAGCCTGGGGCTGTCCACAGCCACGATTTCGCTGGCGCTGCGCGACAGTCCGCTGGTCGCCGCCGATACCCGCGAGAAGATCAAGGAGCAGGCGAGGGCGCTTGGCTATATCTACAATCGCCGTGCCGCCAGCCTGCGCACCTCCCGCTCCGGCATTATCGGTGTCGTGGTGCATGACATCATGAACCCCTTCTACGGCGAGATCCTGAAGGCCATCGAAAGCGAGCTCGACCGCAGCCGCCAGACCTTCATCCTCTCCAACCATTATGACTCGGTCGAGAAGCAGCGCACCTTCATCGAGACCCTGTTGCAGCTGGGTGGAGACGGGGTGATCATGTCTCCGGCCATCGGCACGCCGATCGAGGATGTGAAGCTTGCCGAAGCCAATGGCATGCCGGCCATTCTCGTTGCCCGATCGATGGAGGGTGTCGACCTGCCGACCTATCGCGGCGACGATTCCTACGGCATTTCGCTCGCGACCAATCATCTCATCGGCCTTGGCCATCGCACCATCGCCATGATCGGCGGAACGGACGGCACCTCCACCGGCCGCGACCGCTATCAGGGCTATGTCAATGCGCTGCGCAAGGCAGGCATCGAGGTCGACCCGAACCTGCGCATTCCCGGCCCGCGAACGAAACAGGGCGGGTTCGAGGCGGCGGTGCATTTTCTCTCTTTGCCGCAGAAGCCGACCGCGGCCGTCTGCTGGAATGATCTTGTCGCCATCGGGCTGATGAACGGCATTGCCCGCGCGGGCCTGCTGGCCGGGCCGGATATCTCGGTCACCGGCTATGACGATCTGGAAGAGGCGTCCATCGCGACCCCGGCGCTGACGACCGTTTCCAACGGGCAGGCCGAAGTGGGACGGCTTGCCGCCCGGGCCCTTCTGGATAGACTGGCCGGCAGCCACGACCCGGATGGCATCCATCTCATCAAGCCGGAAATGCGCATCCGCCAATCCACCGGCCCCTACCGCCCCCGTGCCTGA
- a CDS encoding WD40 repeat domain-containing protein translates to MPTVAPLDLEGHVVAAHFLGDVPFFSQASGEIRRLDNGEKVTEAHDGLLTCIKDPFSNSLLSGGEDGKVMRIAADGSARQIAEAPRKWIQVLAGGPQGAVAYATGKASVVVLADGTVKEFAEERTVEALAFAPKGLRIAAARYNGVSLHWVNTSAPFTDLDWKGAHNGVTFSPDGRFLVTTMQENALHGWKLDGKAGEARHMRMTGYPAKVKSYSWSPKGKWLATSGAPAAIVWPFSAKDGPMGKAPLELGTRANIMATCVAFHPAEEVLAIGFVDGMILGVRLADGKEAILRRPGKGAITAMSWSSNGKLVAFGSDAGDCGVIDISA, encoded by the coding sequence ATGCCGACGGTTGCCCCGCTCGATCTGGAAGGTCATGTCGTCGCTGCGCATTTCCTCGGCGACGTGCCCTTCTTCTCCCAGGCCTCCGGCGAGATCCGCCGGCTGGACAATGGCGAAAAGGTTACCGAGGCGCATGACGGCCTTCTGACCTGCATCAAGGATCCGTTCAGCAATTCGCTGCTGTCCGGCGGCGAAGACGGCAAGGTCATGCGCATTGCCGCCGATGGAAGCGCAAGGCAGATTGCCGAGGCGCCCCGCAAATGGATCCAGGTTCTGGCCGGCGGTCCGCAGGGCGCGGTGGCCTATGCCACCGGCAAGGCAAGCGTTGTGGTTCTCGCCGATGGCACTGTGAAGGAATTTGCCGAGGAACGCACGGTGGAGGCGCTTGCCTTTGCACCGAAGGGCCTGCGGATTGCCGCGGCACGCTACAACGGCGTCTCGCTGCACTGGGTCAATACCAGCGCCCCCTTCACCGATCTGGACTGGAAGGGCGCCCATAACGGCGTGACCTTCTCGCCGGACGGGCGCTTCCTGGTCACCACCATGCAGGAGAACGCCCTGCATGGCTGGAAGCTGGACGGCAAGGCCGGCGAAGCGCGTCACATGCGCATGACCGGCTATCCCGCCAAGGTCAAATCCTATTCCTGGTCGCCGAAAGGCAAGTGGCTGGCAACCTCCGGCGCGCCGGCGGCCATTGTCTGGCCCTTTTCCGCCAAGGATGGGCCGATGGGCAAGGCGCCTCTGGAGCTCGGCACGCGGGCCAATATCATGGCCACCTGCGTTGCCTTCCACCCGGCCGAAGAGGTTCTGGCGATCGGCTTTGTCGATGGCATGATTCTCGGTGTCAGGCTGGCCGATGGCAAGGAAGCCATCCTCCGCCGGCCCGGCAAGGGCGCCATCACCGCCATGAGCTGGAGCAGCAATGGCAAGCTTGTCGCCTTCGGCTCCGATGCCGGCGATTGCGGCGTGATCGACATCTCGGCGTAA
- a CDS encoding creatininase family protein — protein MQQPRPRFYENDLKLDPGERSQWIAVLPLGAHEQHGPHLPFETDSLIAAGLVNRLIAARPDDLPLTFLPVERTGYSVEHMDVPGTRTLTFAQAVNRWLAIAESLSDLGIRKLVMLNAHGGNSPLMTIVATEARIRHSMLAVATSWTRFGLPPGWMDASEKALDIHGGDIETSVMLALHPELVDMKKAEAFSSRQAEFAETFRHLRAYGPHAFGWKMRDLNPKGVAGRANAATAERGEQLLTHAVTGLLELFDDVHRFDPADLV, from the coding sequence ATGCAACAGCCGAGACCGCGTTTTTACGAGAACGACCTGAAGCTCGATCCCGGCGAACGGTCGCAGTGGATCGCCGTCCTGCCGCTCGGCGCTCATGAGCAGCACGGCCCCCACCTTCCCTTCGAAACCGACAGCCTGATTGCCGCCGGCCTGGTGAACCGGCTGATCGCCGCAAGGCCCGATGACCTGCCGCTCACCTTCCTGCCGGTTGAGCGCACAGGCTATTCGGTGGAGCACATGGATGTGCCGGGCACCCGGACGCTGACCTTTGCACAGGCGGTCAATCGCTGGCTGGCGATTGCCGAGAGCCTGTCCGATCTCGGCATTCGCAAGCTGGTGATGCTGAACGCCCATGGCGGCAATTCGCCCCTGATGACCATTGTCGCCACGGAGGCGCGCATCCGCCATTCCATGCTGGCGGTCGCCACCAGCTGGACGCGATTCGGCCTGCCCCCCGGCTGGATGGACGCCAGCGAGAAGGCCCTCGATATCCATGGCGGCGATATCGAGACCTCGGTCATGCTGGCCCTTCATCCCGAGCTTGTGGATATGAAAAAGGCCGAGGCCTTTTCCTCGCGCCAGGCTGAATTTGCCGAAACCTTCCGGCATTTGCGGGCCTATGGGCCGCATGCCTTCGGCTGGAAGATGCGGGATCTGAACCCGAAGGGCGTTGCCGGCAGGGCCAATGCGGCCACCGCCGAACGCGGCGAGCAGCTGCTGACGCATGCGGTGACAGGCCTGCTCGAACTCTTCGACGACGTGCACCGCTTCGATCCCGCAGACCTCGTGTGA
- a CDS encoding 2-hydroxyacid dehydrogenase — MTDSKTTILVPGRLHPRALEGLKAAFHVIQTEPGAEMELSAEDKAKILGVATANRMPAEWISQLPALQVISNFGVGYDGVDAGFAAGRSVIVTHTPDVLNDEVADTTIGLLINTVRRLPAAEAYLRAGKWQKEGPFALSPLSLKNRHVGLLGLGRIGLEIARRLEPFKVKISYHTRNRRDDVAYTHVSSLIALAEQVDTLISIIPATPETHKIINEEVLAALGPNGVFINVGRGASVDEAALVTALKTGVIAAAGLDVFYDEPNLPEGLLDLPNVSALPHVASASVPTRNDMADLVVDNLIQWFEQGKVLTPVPESSRG, encoded by the coding sequence ATGACCGATAGCAAGACCACCATCCTCGTACCCGGCCGCCTGCATCCGCGCGCCCTTGAGGGCCTGAAAGCGGCTTTTCACGTGATCCAGACCGAGCCCGGCGCGGAAATGGAGCTTTCAGCCGAGGACAAGGCCAAGATCCTCGGTGTCGCAACGGCCAATCGCATGCCGGCGGAGTGGATATCGCAATTGCCGGCCCTTCAGGTCATCTCGAATTTCGGCGTGGGCTATGATGGCGTGGATGCGGGCTTTGCCGCCGGACGCTCCGTCATCGTCACCCATACGCCGGATGTCTTGAACGACGAGGTGGCGGATACGACCATCGGTCTCTTGATCAACACGGTTCGGCGCCTGCCGGCGGCGGAGGCCTATCTGCGGGCCGGCAAGTGGCAGAAGGAAGGGCCGTTCGCGCTCTCGCCGCTGTCTCTGAAGAACCGCCATGTCGGCCTTCTGGGCCTCGGCCGCATCGGACTGGAAATCGCCAGACGGCTCGAGCCGTTCAAGGTGAAGATCAGCTATCATACCCGCAACCGGCGCGATGATGTGGCTTACACCCATGTCTCCTCGCTGATCGCGCTCGCCGAGCAGGTCGATACGCTGATTTCGATCATTCCCGCCACGCCTGAAACGCACAAGATCATCAATGAGGAGGTTCTTGCGGCCCTCGGGCCGAACGGCGTCTTCATCAATGTCGGTCGCGGCGCAAGTGTCGACGAAGCGGCTTTGGTGACGGCGCTGAAGACGGGCGTGATCGCCGCGGCCGGCCTCGACGTCTTCTATGACGAGCCGAACCTGCCGGAAGGCCTGCTGGACCTGCCCAATGTTTCGGCGCTGCCGCATGTGGCCTCGGCTTCCGTGCCGACCCGCAACGACATGGCCGATCTGGTCGTGGACAATCTCATCCAGTGGTTCGAGCAGGGCAAGGTTCTGACGCCGGTTCCGGAGAGTTCCCGCGGCTGA
- a CDS encoding gamma-glutamyl-gamma-aminobutyrate hydrolase family protein: MTKPVIAIPADIRHFEKADWHAVQAQYIDAAVKVADVIPLIVPALTEGHDVDAVLDRVDGLLVSGSATNVHPSLYGQEASEADGPFDPARDATVLPLIRKALDRAIPMLAICRGIQELNVALGGTLASEIQERPGIWDHRKPPVESRDEMYAIRQPVHVRDGSCIAQHLGVSGEIQVNSLHRQALSQTAPRLQVEATAADGTIEAVSVIDAKAFAVGVQWHPEYWAQTDTPSRALFEAFGEAVRAYAAGRR, translated from the coding sequence ATGACCAAGCCCGTCATTGCCATTCCCGCCGATATCCGCCACTTCGAAAAGGCCGACTGGCACGCCGTGCAGGCGCAATATATCGATGCCGCCGTCAAGGTGGCCGATGTCATCCCGCTGATCGTGCCGGCTTTGACCGAGGGGCATGATGTCGATGCCGTGCTGGATCGGGTCGACGGGCTTCTGGTGTCCGGCTCGGCCACCAATGTTCACCCATCCCTTTACGGGCAGGAGGCGAGCGAGGCCGATGGCCCCTTCGATCCGGCGCGCGATGCCACCGTCCTGCCGCTGATCCGCAAGGCGCTCGACCGCGCCATCCCGATGCTCGCCATCTGCCGCGGCATTCAGGAACTCAACGTGGCGCTGGGCGGCACGCTCGCCAGCGAAATCCAGGAGAGGCCGGGGATCTGGGATCACCGCAAACCGCCGGTGGAAAGCCGCGACGAGATGTATGCCATCCGTCAGCCGGTGCATGTGCGTGACGGAAGCTGCATTGCGCAGCATCTGGGGGTTTCCGGCGAGATCCAGGTGAATTCGCTGCACCGCCAGGCCCTGTCGCAAACGGCACCGCGCCTGCAGGTGGAAGCCACCGCCGCAGACGGAACGATCGAGGCCGTGTCCGTCATCGACGCGAAGGCCTTCGCCGTCGGCGTCCAATGGCATCCGGAATATTGGGCGCAGACAGACACCCCGTCGCGCGCGCTGTTCGAGGCCTTCGGAGAGGCGGTGCGCGCCTACGCCGCTGGCCGGCGCTGA
- a CDS encoding GTP-binding protein yields MADTAPQKPVPVTVLTGYLGAGKTTLLNRILSESHGKKYAVIVNEFGEIGIDNDLIVESDEEIYEMNNGCVCCTVRGDLIRVVEGLMRRPGRFDGIIVETTGLADPVPVAQTFFMDDDVRAKTELDAVVALVDAKHLPLRLKDSREAEDQIAFADVVVVNKTDLVTPEELSLIEEIVRAINPTARIYKTTRSGVDLARVLDQGAFNLERALENDPHFLEHGHEDHVCGPDCDHHDHDHAHGHDHHHHHDHDHGHDHGHHHHAAPSAIHDVTVKSISLRGGEMNPERFFPWIQKITQTDGPNILRLKGIIAFKGDEERYVVQGVHMIIEGDHQRAWKPDEKRESRLVFIGRDLDREKIEKSFLACQADQA; encoded by the coding sequence ATGGCCGACACCGCCCCCCAGAAGCCCGTTCCCGTGACCGTTCTGACCGGTTATCTCGGCGCCGGCAAGACGACGCTTCTGAATCGCATCCTCTCCGAAAGCCACGGCAAGAAATACGCCGTCATCGTCAACGAATTCGGCGAGATCGGCATCGACAATGATCTGATCGTCGAATCCGACGAGGAAATCTACGAAATGAACAATGGCTGCGTCTGCTGCACCGTTCGCGGCGACCTCATCCGCGTGGTGGAAGGCCTGATGCGCCGGCCCGGCCGGTTCGACGGCATCATCGTCGAAACCACCGGCCTTGCCGATCCCGTACCGGTCGCCCAGACCTTCTTCATGGATGACGACGTGCGCGCCAAGACCGAGCTCGACGCCGTTGTGGCGCTGGTGGATGCCAAGCACCTGCCGCTTCGCCTGAAGGACAGCCGCGAGGCGGAAGACCAGATCGCCTTCGCCGATGTCGTCGTGGTCAACAAGACCGACCTCGTGACGCCCGAGGAGCTTTCCCTGATCGAGGAGATCGTCCGCGCCATCAACCCGACCGCGCGCATCTACAAGACGACCCGTTCCGGCGTGGACCTGGCCCGCGTTCTCGACCAGGGTGCCTTCAACCTGGAACGTGCGCTGGAAAACGATCCGCATTTCCTGGAGCATGGGCATGAAGACCATGTCTGCGGCCCGGACTGCGACCATCACGACCACGATCACGCCCACGGCCACGACCACCATCATCACCATGATCATGATCACGGGCACGATCATGGGCATCACCACCATGCCGCGCCGTCTGCCATTCACGATGTGACGGTCAAGTCGATCTCGCTGCGGGGCGGCGAGATGAACCCGGAGCGGTTCTTCCCCTGGATCCAGAAGATCACCCAGACCGACGGGCCGAATATTCTCCGTCTCAAGGGCATTATCGCCTTCAAGGGCGATGAGGAACGTTATGTGGTGCAAGGCGTCCACATGATCATCGAGGGCGATCACCAGCGCGCCTGGAAGCCGGATGAGAAGCGCGAGAGCCGTCTCGTCTTCATCGGCCGCGATCTTGACCGCGAGAAGATTGAAAAGAGCTTCCTCGCCTGCCAGGCAGACCAAGCCTGA
- a CDS encoding MarR family winged helix-turn-helix transcriptional regulator — MSKKKGDKKDKTGKKKDPASLAELAPALTQAARSLRTSLSRNLAEAGLYAGQDGVILLLEAEPGLTPGQLAQRLGVKAPTMTRTIGRMEAQGFLERRSDGTDARLTKIHLSETGRQSVDRIHQAVATCSQQAIEGFSDKELRSIIKLLKAVDRNLHGLVPETDAEEE, encoded by the coding sequence ATGAGCAAGAAGAAGGGCGACAAAAAGGACAAGACGGGCAAGAAGAAGGACCCGGCCTCTCTTGCCGAACTGGCGCCCGCGCTCACCCAGGCAGCCAGGTCGCTGCGCACCAGTTTGTCCCGCAATCTGGCGGAAGCGGGCCTTTATGCCGGGCAGGACGGCGTGATCCTGCTCCTGGAGGCAGAGCCGGGGCTGACACCGGGCCAGCTTGCGCAACGCCTGGGCGTCAAGGCACCCACGATGACGCGGACGATCGGGCGCATGGAGGCGCAGGGTTTTCTCGAGCGCCGCAGCGACGGCACGGATGCGCGCCTGACCAAGATCCACCTCTCGGAGACCGGCCGGCAGAGCGTCGACCGCATTCACCAGGCCGTGGCGACATGCAGCCAGCAGGCGATCGAAGGATTCTCCGACAAGGAATTGCGCAGCATCATCAAGCTCTTGAAGGCCGTGGACCGCAATCTGCACGGACTGGTGCCGGAGACCGACGCAGAGGAGGAATAG
- a CDS encoding TRAP transporter substrate-binding protein, whose amino-acid sequence MDRRSFFKKAAVTGAGAAAATGLAAPALAQSMPKITWRLTSSFPKSLDTIYGGAEDIAKRVAAATDGNFTIQTFAAGEIVPGLQAADAVSAGTVEMCHTCSYYYVGKDPTFAIGTAIPFGPNARLTNGWFYQGNGNKLLNEFYATHGLIGFIAGNTGVQMGGWFRKEINTIDDFKGVKMRIAGLAGRVVEKLGVVPQQIAGGDIYPSLEKGTIDAAEWVGPYDDQKLGFYKVAKYYYYPAFWEGGPVIHAFANKEKFEGLPKAYQAVLEDACSFANTNMMAKYDTKNPIAIKELVAQGTILRPFSQEILEACFTAAMELYADISSKNEWFKKIYEDQVAYKREAYLWTQLSEYTYDTFMMIQQRNGKL is encoded by the coding sequence ATGGATCGTCGTTCATTCTTCAAGAAGGCTGCCGTGACCGGCGCCGGTGCTGCCGCCGCCACGGGGCTTGCGGCCCCGGCCCTTGCGCAGTCCATGCCAAAGATCACCTGGCGCCTGACATCGTCGTTCCCGAAATCGCTGGACACGATCTATGGCGGCGCCGAAGACATTGCCAAGCGCGTCGCCGCGGCGACGGACGGCAATTTCACCATCCAGACCTTTGCCGCCGGCGAGATCGTGCCCGGCCTGCAGGCCGCCGATGCCGTTTCCGCCGGAACGGTCGAAATGTGCCATACCTGCTCCTATTATTATGTCGGCAAGGATCCGACCTTTGCGATCGGCACGGCCATTCCCTTCGGTCCGAATGCCCGCCTGACCAATGGCTGGTTCTACCAGGGCAACGGCAACAAGCTCTTGAATGAATTTTACGCCACGCATGGCCTTATCGGCTTCATTGCCGGCAATACGGGCGTTCAGATGGGCGGCTGGTTCCGCAAGGAAATCAACACGATCGATGACTTCAAGGGCGTCAAGATGCGCATTGCCGGCCTGGCCGGCCGCGTCGTCGAGAAGCTTGGCGTCGTGCCGCAGCAGATTGCCGGCGGCGATATCTATCCCTCGCTCGAAAAGGGCACGATCGATGCTGCCGAATGGGTCGGCCCCTATGACGACCAGAAGCTCGGTTTCTACAAGGTCGCCAAATATTATTACTACCCGGCCTTCTGGGAAGGTGGCCCGGTCATCCATGCCTTCGCCAACAAGGAAAAGTTCGAGGGGCTGCCCAAGGCCTATCAGGCCGTGCTGGAGGATGCCTGCTCCTTCGCCAACACCAATATGATGGCGAAATACGACACCAAGAACCCGATCGCCATCAAGGAACTGGTCGCCCAGGGCACGATCCTGCGTCCGTTCAGCCAGGAAATCCTGGAAGCCTGCTTCACGGCGGCCATGGAGCTCTATGCCGATATCTCGTCGAAGAACGAGTGGTTCAAGAAGATCTACGAGGATCAGGTCGCTTACAAGCGCGAGGCCTATCTCTGGACGCAGCTGTCGGAATATACCTATGACACGTTCATGATGATCCAGCAGCGCAACGGCAAGCTCTGA
- a CDS encoding TRAP transporter large permease subunit has protein sequence MIHLIALNLPLVMFTSVMAMLLLGYPVAFTLAAGGLIFFVFGVELSHISPDIRLFWPLLQSHPERIYGIMYNDTLLSIPFFTFMGIILERSRMAEDLLDTIGQLFGPIRGGLAYAVILVGALLGATTGVVAASVMAMGLISLPIMMRYGYNRPLVSGTIAASGTLAQIVPPSLVLIVMADQLGRSVGDMYVGALYPALLIIAAYCLYIFAVTLIKPEWAPALPQEARTLGNGVTSLIVMLAISVGLYFLGMEILFAGIASPEWRLVAALAFTVGVCYGVALINSRIEKKIISRLAEQVIIVLIPPLALIFLVLGTIFLGIATPTEGGAMGATGALILAIAKGRLTLGSIKTALDATTRLSAFVMMILIGARVFGLTFYGINGNVWIEELLLALPGGEFGFLFVVTIIVFILGCFLDFFEIAFIMVPLLAPVADKLGIDLVWFGIILGINLQTSFLTPPFGFSLFFLRSIAPVGNWVDKVTGKTMPPVKTTEIYRGVFPYIVIQFIMIMVVIFFPGLVLHYKEEHPKAPADVQIQLPGMGGPSGGANAPGGAPADSNNPFGLPPLKMDGSGSGSNSGMPQLGLPPLNFGGPANPGTPATPNTPAAPGTPAAPAAPALGLPPPNFGGASGAPAPNSATPQTQTPAPSQPDLSQPPKF, from the coding sequence ATCATTCACCTCATCGCGCTCAACCTGCCGCTGGTGATGTTCACTTCGGTCATGGCCATGCTGCTGCTTGGCTATCCGGTGGCTTTCACCCTGGCGGCCGGCGGCCTCATCTTTTTCGTCTTCGGCGTCGAACTCTCGCATATCTCGCCGGATATCCGCCTGTTCTGGCCGCTCCTGCAGTCGCATCCCGAACGCATTTACGGGATCATGTATAATGATACGCTGCTCTCCATCCCCTTCTTCACCTTCATGGGGATCATCCTGGAACGGTCCCGCATGGCGGAAGACCTGCTGGATACGATCGGGCAGTTGTTCGGCCCCATTCGCGGCGGTCTCGCCTATGCGGTGATCCTGGTCGGCGCCCTTCTCGGCGCGACCACCGGCGTCGTGGCGGCCTCGGTCATGGCCATGGGCCTGATCTCGCTGCCGATCATGATGCGCTATGGCTATAACCGGCCGCTGGTCTCGGGCACGATTGCCGCTTCCGGCACTCTTGCCCAGATCGTGCCGCCTTCGCTCGTCCTGATCGTCATGGCAGACCAGCTCGGCCGCTCGGTCGGCGACATGTATGTCGGCGCTCTCTATCCGGCGCTGCTGATCATCGCCGCCTACTGCCTCTATATTTTCGCTGTAACGCTGATCAAGCCGGAATGGGCTCCGGCCCTGCCGCAGGAGGCCCGTACGCTCGGCAACGGCGTCACCTCGCTGATCGTCATGCTCGCCATTTCGGTCGGCCTGTATTTCCTCGGCATGGAGATCCTGTTTGCCGGGATCGCCAGCCCTGAATGGCGTCTGGTGGCAGCGCTCGCCTTCACCGTCGGCGTCTGCTACGGCGTGGCGCTGATCAACAGCCGCATCGAGAAGAAGATCATTTCACGGCTTGCCGAACAGGTGATCATCGTCCTCATTCCGCCGCTGGCGCTGATCTTCCTGGTGCTCGGCACCATCTTCCTCGGCATTGCCACGCCGACGGAAGGCGGCGCCATGGGCGCCACCGGCGCTCTCATCCTCGCCATTGCCAAGGGCCGCCTGACGCTCGGCTCGATCAAGACGGCACTCGATGCCACCACGCGGCTCTCCGCCTTCGTGATGATGATCCTCATCGGCGCCCGCGTCTTCGGCCTCACCTTCTACGGCATCAACGGCAATGTCTGGATCGAGGAATTGCTGCTGGCCCTGCCGGGCGGCGAATTCGGCTTCCTCTTCGTCGTCACCATCATCGTCTTCATCCTGGGCTGCTTCCTCGATTTCTTCGAGATCGCCTTCATCATGGTGCCGCTGCTGGCGCCGGTCGCAGACAAGCTCGGCATCGACCTCGTCTGGTTCGGCATCATCCTCGGCATCAACCTGCAGACAAGCTTCCTGACGCCGCCCTTCGGCTTCTCGCTGTTCTTCCTGCGCTCCATCGCGCCGGTCGGCAATTGGGTGGACAAGGTGACGGGCAAGACCATGCCGCCGGTCAAGACGACGGAAATCTATCGCGGCGTGTTTCCCTATATCGTCATCCAGTTCATCATGATCATGGTGGTGATCTTCTTCCCCGGCCTGGTGTTGCACTACAAGGAGGAACATCCCAAGGCTCCGGCCGATGTGCAGATCCAGCTTCCGGGCATGGGAGGTCCATCGGGCGGTGCAAATGCACCGGGCGGCGCACCGGCCGATAGCAATAATCCGTTCGGCCTGCCGCCCCTCAAGATGGATGGCTCAGGCAGTGGCAGCAATTCGGGCATGCCTCAGCTGGGCCTGCCGCCGCTGAACTTCGGCGGCCCGGCAAACCCCGGCACGCCTGCGACACCCAATACGCCTGCGGCACCTGGCACGCCTGCGGCACCGGCCGCCCCGGCACTCGGCCTGCCGCCGCCGAATTTCGGCGGCGCCTCCGGCGCCCCGGCCCCGAACTCGGCAACGCCCCAGACCCAGACACCGGCGCCCTCTCAGCCGGATCTCAGTCAGCCACCCAAGTTCTGA
- a CDS encoding SDR family NAD(P)-dependent oxidoreductase, with product MKHAIVTGGAGLIGTQICRSLRAAGYAVASFDMKDTAQDLQDSGVRHIFCDVGNEASVIGAFAELGWESLDLLVNNAGIAGPANGPIAELSLEAWRQVTDSHLTGAFLMTRSAVPLMGEGASIVNMTSTRAFMSEKQTEAYAASKGGLVALTHALAVSLGPDIRVNAVAPGWIAQEDADLRPEDHAQHPAGRVGRPADIADAILYLSTAAFTTGQVLVIDGGMSKKMIYTE from the coding sequence ATGAAACACGCTATCGTCACAGGTGGTGCCGGCCTTATCGGCACGCAGATTTGTCGCTCGCTGCGGGCGGCGGGCTATGCGGTTGCCTCCTTCGACATGAAGGATACGGCGCAGGACCTGCAGGATTCAGGCGTTCGCCACATCTTCTGCGATGTCGGCAACGAGGCCTCCGTCATCGGCGCCTTTGCCGAGTTGGGCTGGGAAAGCCTGGATCTGCTGGTGAACAATGCCGGCATTGCGGGTCCCGCCAATGGACCCATTGCGGAGCTTTCGCTGGAGGCATGGCGGCAGGTCACCGATAGCCACCTGACCGGTGCTTTCCTGATGACCCGCTCGGCCGTGCCCCTGATGGGCGAGGGCGCCAGCATCGTCAACATGACCTCCACCCGAGCCTTCATGTCGGAGAAGCAGACCGAAGCCTATGCGGCATCGAAGGGCGGGCTGGTGGCGCTTACCCATGCGCTTGCCGTGAGCCTCGGCCCGGACATCCGCGTCAATGCGGTTGCGCCGGGCTGGATCGCGCAGGAGGATGCGGATCTGCGGCCCGAGGATCATGCCCAGCATCCGGCCGGGCGTGTCGGCCGGCCGGCGGATATCGCCGACGCCATTCTCTACCTCTCCACCGCCGCTTTCACGACCGGCCAGGTCCTGGTGATCGACGGCGGCATGTCGAAGAAGATGATCTACACGGAGTAG